In Sphingomonas panacisoli, one genomic interval encodes:
- the rpsT gene encoding 30S ribosomal protein S20: MANTPQAKKRIRRNERRAEINGNRVGRIRTFVKKVESALASGDKKAATEALAAVQPELQRGVAKGVLHKNTASRKFSRLTKRLASL; this comes from the coding sequence ATGGCGAACACGCCGCAAGCGAAGAAGCGTATCCGTCGCAACGAGCGCCGCGCCGAAATCAACGGCAACCGCGTCGGCCGCATCCGCACCTTCGTCAAGAAGGTCGAATCGGCGCTGGCGTCGGGCGACAAGAAGGCTGCGACCGAAGCGCTGGCCGCCGTGCAGCCCGAACTGCAGCGGGGCGTCGCCAAGGGCGTGCTTCACAAGAACACCGCGAGCCGCAAGTTCTCGCGTCTGACCAAGCGACTCGCGTCGCTCTAA
- a CDS encoding class I SAM-dependent methyltransferase, with the protein MPDTVSFGYEDVAPDEKTRRVGGVFASVASSYDVMNDAMSGGLHRVWKDVFVRRVKPRAGEAILDMAGGTGDIAFRLAKAGAAVTVADINPAMLEVGIERAAKRGIDGLVWSEANAETLQWPDRFFDAYTIAFGIRNVTDIPKALRQAHRVLKRGGRFFVLEFSTTLWPGFADVYDAYSHHIVPKVGKAIAGDEDSYRYLIESIRRFPNMARFKEMIGEAGFVQTKVEPMLGGLVAIHSGWKI; encoded by the coding sequence ATGCCTGACACAGTCTCTTTCGGTTACGAGGACGTCGCGCCCGACGAAAAGACCCGCCGCGTCGGCGGCGTCTTCGCCAGCGTCGCGTCGAGCTATGACGTGATGAACGACGCCATGTCGGGCGGGCTGCACCGCGTGTGGAAGGACGTGTTCGTCCGCCGCGTGAAGCCGCGCGCGGGCGAGGCGATCCTCGACATGGCGGGCGGCACCGGCGACATCGCGTTCCGGCTGGCGAAGGCCGGCGCGGCGGTGACGGTCGCCGACATCAATCCCGCGATGCTCGAAGTCGGAATCGAACGTGCCGCCAAGCGCGGGATCGACGGGCTGGTGTGGAGCGAGGCCAACGCCGAAACGCTGCAATGGCCCGACCGCTTCTTCGACGCCTACACGATCGCATTCGGCATCCGGAACGTGACCGACATACCCAAGGCGTTGCGTCAGGCGCATCGCGTGCTGAAACGTGGCGGGCGGTTCTTCGTGCTCGAATTCTCGACGACGCTCTGGCCGGGATTTGCCGACGTCTACGACGCATACTCGCACCATATCGTCCCCAAGGTCGGCAAGGCGATCGCCGGGGACGAGGACAGCTATCGCTACCTGATCGAATCGATCCGCCGCTTCCCCAACATGGCGCGGTTCAAGGAGATGATCGGCGAGGCCGGCTTCGTCCAGACCAAGGTCGAACCGATGCTCGGCGGGCTCGTCGCCATTCATAGCGGCTGGAAGATTTGA
- the mutM gene encoding bifunctional DNA-formamidopyrimidine glycosylase/DNA-(apurinic or apyrimidinic site) lyase, translated as MPELPEVETTVRGLTPVLQGERLKSVVTRRGDLRRPFPDDLAQRMTGATITALGRRAKYGLIDTDRGDTMIFHLGMSGRWRVDPTELEKHDHLVIETDSGRRVALSDPRRFGSVDLVPTAELAAFPAFKALGPEPLGPDLTGAYLKQALKGRVASIKQMLLDQRIVAGLGNIYVCEALYAARISPKREASRISLAKLDRLVTEIRAVLESAIAAGGSSLRNFVHPDGNLGYFSKEFLVYGREGEPCGCGGTVKRYVEGGRSTFWCPKCQS; from the coding sequence ATGCCGGAATTACCCGAAGTCGAAACCACCGTCCGCGGGCTCACGCCCGTCCTGCAGGGAGAGCGCCTGAAGAGCGTCGTCACCCGGCGCGGCGACCTGCGGCGGCCGTTCCCCGACGATCTCGCGCAGCGGATGACCGGGGCCACGATCACCGCGCTCGGCCGGCGGGCCAAATACGGGCTGATCGACACCGATCGCGGCGACACGATGATCTTCCACCTTGGTATGTCGGGGCGGTGGCGCGTCGATCCGACCGAGTTGGAGAAGCACGACCATCTGGTGATCGAGACCGATAGCGGGCGGCGCGTCGCGCTCAGCGATCCGCGGAGGTTCGGGTCGGTCGATCTGGTGCCGACTGCCGAGCTGGCCGCGTTTCCAGCATTCAAGGCGCTGGGGCCGGAGCCGCTCGGCCCCGACTTGACCGGCGCGTATCTCAAGCAGGCGCTCAAGGGGCGCGTCGCGTCGATCAAGCAGATGCTGCTCGACCAGCGGATCGTCGCGGGGCTCGGCAATATCTACGTCTGCGAGGCGCTGTACGCCGCGCGCATCTCGCCCAAACGCGAGGCGAGCAGGATCAGCCTCGCCAAGCTCGATCGCCTGGTGACCGAAATTCGCGCGGTTCTCGAATCGGCGATCGCGGCGGGCGGATCGTCGCTCCGCAACTTCGTGCATCCCGACGGCAATCTCGGCTATTTCTCGAAGGAATTCCTGGTCTATGGCCGCGAGGGGGAGCCGTGCGGCTGTGGCGGGACGGTGAAGCGCTATGTCGAGGGCGGTCGATCGACCTTCTGGTGTCCGAAATGCCAGTCTTGA